CCAACCCCAGGTCGAAACCCATGGAACACTCATGGGCAAAGAGCGACCCCTCATCGGCAAAGCTTTGCTGAAAAGAGGGAGACTTGAACCCAACACCTCAGTAAAGAAAACCCGAAGGAAAAAACTTCTGGCCTTACTCCCAACCACTTGAGCTGGGATCATACTTCtgatttttgttttattaatttttatgcATAACCACACAATAAAAAAACTTTAAGGCCTGCACTCAATAAATTCTATAGAACTGTCGTCAAGAAAATTTAATATCATTATAAATGCAAAGAACAGTTTGTTTTTTACTTtatcatttttctttcaaaaataaaACATTAGTCAAAGTAAAAGATGATACAACTTAAAGGTTACGTTTCTTCAAAAACTAGTTGTTCAACCCATTATTGGAAGTAGCCTAAAAGTGATCAATCCACCCGTTTTGCCACCTCTAAAACTAAACCATATACATATTTACATAGCCTGTAAAAAAACACTTTCATATCGAAAAAGTTGAATACTTGGATGAAATACATTATCCCTACTAAAGGATATCAGTACATTTCTTCTCTAATCCATGATAACAATCAATATCAAGTCTGTTTTTTTCACCTTCATGTTGAGTTTATGATGATCAAGTGGTCTTCAAGTATTCGATACAGAAACGGTAGACACACGAGATGAAAACAAGAGCACCCATGAAAATGACATCATTGATCATTTATCAACCATCAACAATAAGATTTCACACAAAAGACAGAGAAAGCAAACCAACCAGTATCTGCAGCTGCATAACACAAGCAGTGCCCATAACAACAAATAAATAAAGTTCACAGTTGCGTATTTATTTCTGTCATTGTAATCGCTCAATTTAACAGACGATCACATAACATTGCAAAACTCAATGGGAAACAGGTAGATGAGACCATAAATTTATGACCTTCACTCTATTAAAGTAGCAGCGAATGATCTGGAATGCGTTGCAAAACTGAATGGCAAACGGGTTGGTTTTATCTCAAACTTGCAATATTCCCGCTAGGGGAGGCAATCTTGACACGACATGAAAAAAGTCAGGTTTTCGGTCAATACATAACTGAACCGGTTTATTAAACGGCTCAAACCTGAACACGACATCTTTCGTAAATGGGTTAACATGAACATGATCCATTTAGTTAATGGGTTGACGTATTAACCCGTTTAAGTTTAAGAGTTTTAAAAAATTTCCTATTTAGATTATGGAGGGGTTATTTGAGAAGTGTTGATGATAGGACTCGACCTTGTCAGCAGGTTAACCCATCTAGATCCAACGGGTCCCGGTTCAATAACCTCGACCCAATCAATGAAGAGCAAAGATTTAGGGCTGAATTAATGGGGGGTTGACTGCTATTGGAGTGAAAGTCAAGAACGAGTCAAAGGGCTGAATTTAAGGGCTAAACTTTAGGATTAGTAACCTCTCTATTTCTTATTTAAGTATTTCATTTCTACCCTAGTTTTCTATGTCTTGTTAGTTTGATTACCAAGTGTTTTTGTATTGGAGATTAGCCATCTCGAATCAGGCCAACTATCTTATCATTTCAATAAATCAGCCCTTTATTTTCCGGTATCTATCAGTTGAATTTCGGGTTCACCTATTCAACTTGTCAACATGACATGATTGACACCGCTAAAAGGGGATCATAACAGGGTAGTGAAACAAAGCAATGGAAAGCAGAAGAAACAAAGCACTTGTGTAACGCTGGtgagcagtggcgaagcttgagatttcccgATTTcgacgtatatacctaaaaaagttataaaaccgggggggtcgaaaacgtacatACCTAAAGAATTCTATATGAAAACTACATACAGGACACTACTGAACGAAAAGTTCAGGGGGTCGGGCACCCCCCCTCCATCTTAAACTTTAAGCACACCGTCTAATTCACATCGGGAGGCAAATTCTAATAAACTAACTTCAACCAAATCCAACTAAGAATTCCCCCCTTTCAATCTCGATGAATTCCAAAACCGGTTTCCCAAGTTTAGCTAACGACCCAAATGCCTAATAATCAAGCtctaacaaaaaacaaaaaatgcctaaaacCAGTCGAAAAAATCGAATCTAAACCATCTCCATAACTTCATATCCTATAATCAACAAGAACAGTTCAAACATAGTAACATATACCAAAATAAAAACTCAATATATATCACCATAACATGATCCATAGTAGATTTCACCAAGCCTCAAATTCGAATAATATTCGAGTATTCGACAATAATAGGTTTTCAAATTCGAATAACATTTAACAATAATAGGTACTCGATTAACAAAATATAATCAGATCCAGATAGAACATAACTCATCTGAAATTCACCATTCACTCCTTGTTCTTCAACTTCTCAATCCGCTGATTAAGCTGGTCAACACGAACAACAAGCTTCGTAACAGAATACAAGATCCAGTAAAACACAAGAGCAGTAGCAATAAGCAAAGCGTTGCGTTGACTCTTCATGATTGACTTCTGGTGACGAAGGTGTTCAGACGGTGAACAGGTAACCGATTCGCAACTGGGTCTGGTCTCATACTTCCAGTAGATGTCGGCCAACAGGAAGAGACAGAAGGGGACGACGGAAAGAAAGGGTTTGAGGAGGCTGGTGGTGACGGCGATGAGGCCTTTGCGGAGGGAGTCGAGGCCCGGGAGAGTCAGGAGGAGGATCATGACGGCTTCTGCTGCGGCGGCGTAGCCCAGAACCACCCATTCTAACGCCATTGGTGGTGGGTTTCTGAGGGGTTGAGGAAGATGAAATGGGGGTTTGATGGAGGTGTGAAGGTAGGTGGATTAGTGAGCAAGTAATGGATGAATCAATGGCGGAGAAGTATATGTGGATCTATTGGTCATAGCAAAGTCGTGGATCTGACCGATGATGTCATATTTAACATTCTTtctttattattaaaaaaaatattaggaTACCTCTAAATTTTTCTTCTAGATCTCTCATTGTTGATTAGTCTCGATTTTGTTCTGTATGGTATGGGTACTCGGTAAAGCAATTGAAAAAGATATGTCCAGGAGGATATGAACACGTGTTTTACATTGGTCTAAACCCATAAAAAACAATACAAGTATCGGTATTGATGTTGTTCGACCTGTTGCAGTTCGGCTATGCTTACCATATAGACAATCAGTATGGCTTGCTTGcgatgcaaaaaaaaaatactCTATTGCGGATACAGTTCTGTTTTTGATAAATTTTATACCATCACGTCGAGGAAGCCATAAAAACAAATATGCTAGTGGTCTTGTATTCATTAGTCCTGTAAATTAATCAACACAatgtatataatataatttaatgAAAGCTAATCGTGTGTATTTATATACCATGGAAAATGTAACTTAACGTTATTGTTCACGTCGTTCTCTTTCTTACTTCCCTTTCATCTTCAACTGTCACATATACATTTGGAGAGGAGTTACGATGCGGTGGTTGCGACATATGGCAGTTTTCCAGCCAACCATCACATCGTTTAGTCAACAAGAAAGGCAATGATTCCTCTAagatatatatacatacattttCAATTAGTCTAGGGCTATGTTTTCCCATCGATTAAGGAAGACAAAGAGTTACAAGATGAAAATCATAGAGAGCGATTATCCCCAATCGTAGAAGTTATTGTTGATTTGTTTAGGTTAGGGTTTGTAGGCTTCAAATGTTGATATAGTATTTTATTTTGTCTTATATTGATGTTTTAACATTGCGTCGGGGGTCGTGCAGTTGAATCATCCGTTTTTGTAAGTTACCGTTCTTTAGGATTTTACAAAATACGTATGTAGTGAATTGTTGTTTGCAAATTGTTGAATATGTGTaggtttgtttttatttttggtGGTTGATATGGTTTGTTAGAAGAGGTTGTTGGTGATTTTGTTTTGTAGGCTTCAATTAGTGTTATAATATACGATTCTATGTTGTTTTGATGTTTCAGTATTGTTTTAGTTCAAATTATTGAATTGAGTAGTTTAAATTATTTGGAAATTGGCACATTAAAAGTGTAATGTGCATTTGAATTTGATTTTACAATGATTAATTAGTTGTTGTTGCTTGCAAATTGTTGAATTCATTGTGCATGTGTTAAATATGTGAAGGATTGTTTTTTTAAGCGGTTGATAGGGCTTATAAAAAGAttggaaatgaaagaaaaatTTTTCCTCCTCCTCACAACAAAAACTATGTACCCATGCTCACTCCTCATCCGGATAACGATCTAATCGATAAAGATGATTTAATTACACAAAATGTCAGTtgtaaaaatgataaaattactaaCGTTTCTGAAAGCAATGCAGATGTGATTGAGCATGAGGAGGATGTGTGCGATAAGGATTGTGGTGGCACGAAAATAAGAATAGGGTATTCAGGCGACAGCTATATTACTGTTAACTGGTTCGCCCGGAACTGTGATAAATCAAACAAAACTTTAATTCGGGATGAATGAAATATACCTCTTTAACTAAGATGGACAACTGTAATAGGCATAGACCTAAATTTGATGTTTGTGATGGGAAAGCTCAAATGACTTGGAAACTTCAGTAACAGAGGCTGGTAAAAAGGTTGAAGACATTGAACCATCGGGTGTTCAAGAACCAACAACCTTAAATGACTCTGCAAGTCTAGTAAATCAAGATCTATTGGAAAAAGACTTCCATATTGATGATTGCACGAGTTCAGATGATGAATCAAAGACAAATGAAAATCTTGGGGAGTCAAAGATCAAAAGATCATCTAAAGTTGTCGAACCTCAGTTTTGTCAACATGTTGAGTCAAGCTCAAAGCAATCCCCGCCCCTAGTTGCATCACACAGAACTACAAAGTCTCAAAAGCCATTCAAGGCTTGTTTTAAATGTGGAAAAGAAGGTCTAGTGCTCAAGCAACGCCCAGAACGACACGATCCAGACGGTAAAGGCAACCAGTATTACTTCTCTAGATCATAAGGTAAAAATCACACGTCTTTGAAAGATCAGATGAAAAACTTTCCATCCAGATCTCCACATATGAAGTCGGTTTCACGTGATTCAAAAATGAAAAGGACCAACACATCAAAACCTCAATCTTTCCCTCCGGGTCTTAAACATAAAATTATTTCGAActttaaatcttttacaaacaaaatttttAAAGCAACACAGGTTTGGCGAGTCAAACCAATGGTTGTAAAAGAAATCAATGAGGGAAAATATTTGGCATATCGGGAGGTTTCTTATTTTGATGAAAGGGGACAATCCAAGACTACGATGGCTTGGATTCCACTCTCTAACTGAATTACTTATGAGTGTAGGAACATCCAAGGAGGACTGTTAGTAACACCGGTTATTATCAGTGGTTGTTTCAGATACAAATTTAAAGAGGAAAATCACAGGTTTGGTTATGGTATCTAACATGATCGTGCAATCAGCACTGCTGTGACACACTCATTTTCTTGCTGACAAATGTTTTTGTGTGCCTGGTGTGGAAgactttattttaaataaagcatgttttataatatttaatTTTTCAGTAAATGGTTGTACATATAAAATTTTAGGGGGGAGTATTCAAATACTTTGTAGACCATGAGATGTAATTATTGCAAAATAATCATGATCTTATATGAGAAATGATAGGAACTAACTTGATTATGTCTTCACATGAATAGGATCTGATGGAAGATACGACTCCAAGTTAATGATATGTCGGTAGATTCAGCATTTCAGACAAGTAAACTGCATCTTGGTGATAAAGATAAAGATCGTATGATAACGTGGATACCCACCTTGTTGAAGGATTGCACAAACCGATTATGTCCAAAAGGGGTTGCGAGATTAGATTTTGGCGTTCAAAAGACACacaattgtcacacccctatatttccacatattaccggtgggcccggcggggagtatcgtgacgtagttgatatcatcattgtcaatacacacaatataatagcacaacggaaggcttggtaaataaactattataaaccataatgtctgagtgttcgagtgaatgaatatacagactggaatgtaataagatccacaggcggatcataaaaagtacaaagaaacaaaataacagacttcaggtatctatggatttgcaagatcctcttatgacacctaatagctccagcctattacgagaggtacctgtcaatcagtctttaagaaaatacgtcagtttacactggtaaatacaattaactgactcttttgaaaacatttatgaaaattgatttaagtgcacatggcacaaatcttttataacttgggacaattatttaaaaataatcttgtatacaaatttacatgtttgtcatataattggggccggttggaagccggtcgtgattaaccgactcaccacttatagaacccagaaaggagttatccccaacatgtgggtttatattttagcatttgcatttgcatctgtca
Above is a window of Helianthus annuus cultivar XRQ/B chromosome 14, HanXRQr2.0-SUNRISE, whole genome shotgun sequence DNA encoding:
- the LOC110909279 gene encoding uncharacterized protein LOC110909279 — its product is MALEWVVLGYAAAAEAVMILLLTLPGLDSLRKGLIAVTTSLLKPFLSVVPFCLFLLADIYWKYETRPSCESVTCSPSEHLRHQKSIMKSQRNALLIATALVFYWILYSVTKLVVRVDQLNQRIEKLKNKE